In Syntrophorhabdaceae bacterium, the sequence ACATAAAAGAAGTTAAAGACATTGCGAGACAGAGTTCGTCGTTCATGGTGGTGGCAATACTGGCGCAGGCCAGTATGTTCTATATGCGAAGACTGGCCACTCTTGATGGGCCTGGAGTTGCAAGTTCGATAGTCTATGCATTGAGCTTGGTTAGCCCCTTATCATTGATTATCGGAAAACCGTTGGCGCAGATATTTGGCCCGAAATATATACGCTACTATGCGAATTCCGCACTGATCCATGCAAAGCACATTTTTTTGAACTTGTTTTTGCTTTGTCTCATTTTTGCGGTTGCCGCTGTTGTCTTGATAAATCTTAATGCCGACACGGTTGTCAGCCTGCTTTATGGCGGGGGCAGATTCAGTAGGCATGCCGTGGAAAAGATAGTTCCTTTGTTCAGGCTCATCAACTGGTCGCTCGTACCGGCTACTCTTATGTGGATCATTTTCATCCCGGTCCTGAATGTGAGCCGGAGTCACGCAGGGGCCAGAGTCTACGGGATCGGCTATCTTCTTCACCTCTTGTTCAGCTATTGCCTGTTCCCTAATTACGGAAGATATGGTTTGGCCTGGGCCTACATTATAGGCATATCGGCACAGGCGGCACTGGGTTTTGCTTATGTCTATCACGATCTGTCTGCAGCTGGGAGAAATATCGGACATGGTTAGCAAGGATCGCATTCTCAACGTGACAAAACAAGCGCTTAGCTTGGGACTGGATGTCACCGTCTATTTGCGGTTTTTGGTTTTGCTATTATGTTTTAGATATTTGTGGCCAGGATGCGACGAGGACAGAAAGATCTCTATTGCTAATAGATTTTTTTATCCCCGATATGAAAAGGCGGTGTTTCATGACTACAAGAGTTATATAGAGCGAATGCCCGGAGATATTCGCAACATCGTCGCGGACTTTCCGCAGAACAGATGGCTTGGCGATCGCAAAGTGCTTGATCTGGGATGTGGCCTAGGGAGATTTACAAAACTCCTTAAGGAGCAAGGCGCTTCAGCCGTTGTGGGCCTAGAATATCAGATTGATAAGTTGGTCTTTGCACAAGAACACAACATTAATGAAAACATCCGGTACATATGTGGTTCGGCGTCGCTTCTTCCGTTCAAAGAAAGCACATTTGATACAGTGTTTGCCTACGCTGTTTTTGAACATATAGATGAGACGCAAAATGCCCTATTGGAAGTAGCTCGAATACTGAAGGCGGGAGGAGTAGTTGTAATTGCGATGGATTACCTGACATCCAGGGGAGGACATCACCTGCATCCTTACGTTCATTTCCCTTGGCCATTGTCTATCGTATCCGAAGAATCATTATACAGATATTGGAGTCGAAGGCTTGCACGGGATCAATCGAAGAACATGATGTCCTATTACAAACGAGTGAATGAGGCCAATGGATCTGAAGTAGATAAGGAAATATGCCTCAATCGAATCACGATTGAAGAATTTGAAAGGCAGATAGAAAAGGCAGGCATGATGATAGAATTGTTTATACCGGGAGAACGAATTGCCCAATACTTTCCGTTCATACTGAGGTTTAGAAATTTAAGGAAATTTTTTGTCGGAAGTCCCTTATATTGTTTGCGAAACAACAAACTTATGGATCAGCAATAATCGCCGCAATACCAATCAATGTCAATCCTCTTTGTTATTCCTCCGAATAAACTGAATCAGGGCTTCTCGCAATGCAGGCCGCTGGGGGTATTCTATCTTATCGCAGCGTTGAGAAAACAAGGGATAAAGGCCGATGTACTTGATCTGGAAAGGAATGTGTTCACCGAGAAAGAGATTATCGGGCGAGTTAGCGAAGCCGGACCCAAGATCATCGGATTAACTGCAACGTCTCACACGCGTTTTGGTGCTCTGCATCTTGCTGAGTTCTTCAAGACAAACTTTCCTGAGAAGCATATAATAGCGGGAGGTCCTCACTTCTCGCAATGTGCCCACGATACCTTAGTGCATACAGACGCTCTTGACGTCGTAGTACGTGGAGAAGCTGAGGAGATCGTTTGTGACCTTATTCCTGCCCTCTTAGAGGGCGAAGATCTGGGCCAAATAAAAGGCATATCGTTCAGGAAGAACGGCGCCATATGTCACAATCCTGATGCGGCCCCACCAATGAATCTCGATGATCTACCCATTCTTACGGACTTCGACCATAAAGATTATTCAGACAAATTATTGGTATATACTGAAAATGGAAAATCCATACCGGCGATAAGCATTATAACGAGCAGGGGATGTCCATACCAATGCATCTTTTGCTCTGTAAAGAATTCGGGATACAGGGTTCGGTCCGCCAAATCGGTAGTTGATGAAATAGAAATGTGGATTGAAAAACATCCTGAAATCAAAGCCTTTAACTTCTTCGATTTGACTTTTACCGTAAATGCCGAGCATGCGAGATCGATATGTGATGAAATAGTCTCAAGAAATCTGAATATCACATGGTGGGCTGAGAGTCGATTGAATATCGATCTAAGTCTGTTGGATGTGATGAAAAAGGCCGGATGTAAAGCGGTAAGCGTGGGGGTGGAATCGGGATCGCCTCGTATACTCAAGGTTATCAAGAAGAATATCAACCTGGATTCCCTAAATGATTTCGCAAAGAGATGCGACAATCTCGGTATACAGGTATCATTCTTTTTTATGCTTTCTCATCCAACGGAAACAATGGAGGACTTGCAAAAAACGAAGCAGATGGCGCAGACCTTGTTAGCGTCCTTTAGATGCGTATCTGATACCTCCGCTGGCGTCACCACAATCCTGCCCGGAACAGAGCTTGAAAGGATCTCACGTGACAAGGGTATATTACCCTCTGATTTTTCATGGAGTCTACCCTATTGCCGACCGGAGAATCTGAGAGCATCATATTCAGAATACTTACCTATATACCTTGAAACGATTCCCTTGAAGAGATTAGTAAAATTCAGAGAAGAAATTGGAGCTCTCGGCAATATTAAACGAAAGAATTCTTCGTGGCAACTTCTTAAGTGGGGTTTTAGAAGAATTTTCTCGAGCGACAGGTCCGTGCGATATAAGCTAAGAGTGGGACTTCACACCATGAAGGTGTGGCTGGGGCAGCACAATTCTCTGCAATAGTACCGTTTAGCCCAACAAACTATGTGTAGAATTGTAGGTTTCGTAGACGGCCATTACAAGGGCCAATATGATATGTACGGAGTCCTAGAAGAAATGAGGGATAGCATGTTTCGTGGCGGCCCGGACGATGCTGGTCAATATATCCATGAAGATAAGGGGCTTGCAGTCGGGCATCGAAGACTTTCAATCCTGGATTTATCTCCCATGGGACATCAACCGATGGGGTACGACAACTTGGTCATAACCTACAACGGCGAGGTCTACAATTTTCGCGAAATAAGACGTGAATTAGAGGACTGTGGCTACACATTTCAATCCAATTCTGATACTGAGGTAGTTCTGAAGACGTTTCACAAATGGGGTCTGAATGGTATAAGCAGATTTCGGGGCATGTGGGCGTTTGCGGTATGGGATAACAAAAGCGAGACCGTTACGCTTTGTAGGGATAGGGTCGGAGTTAAGCCTCTGTATTGGTATTTCAAGAATTCCCTCTTTATGTTTGCCTCGGAATTAAAAGCCTTTTGCAAGCACCCTACCTTTCTGAAAGACGTTGATAGGAAAGCCTTATCTCTTTACTTTCAATTTGGTTATATCCCTGCTCCCTATTCGATCTTCAAAGGCGTTCGGAAATTGGACGCGGGGTGCGTTTTGAAGTTCGATGTTAACAGACAAGAATATGCCCACGAAAGATATTGGGACGTGAAGAAATACTATTTAACCGGTTTTCAGAGCCAGAGAAAGCCCGAAAGCAATTCCGATGAAGAAATTGAAACAGAATTGGAAGGGATACTGGAGGAGAGCTTCAAACTCAGACTTGTTTCTGATGTGCCTGTTGGGGTGTTTTTGAGCGGTGGCATTGACAGCTCGCTTGTTGCTACTCTATTGCAAAAGAACCTTACCGGGAAATTGAAGACATTTACCATAGGATTTCACGGGGAGAATCAATATAACGAAGCTCCTTCTGCGAGAGAAGTAGCTGAACGTTTAAGTACCGATCACCACGAATACTACTTCGATGCACAAGACGTTGCCGATCTTCTGCATGAGATACCATTGTTGTATGATGAACCATTTGGGGATAGTTCCGCACTTCCAACATACCTCGTCTCGATGATAGCTAGGAGATACGTTAAAGTTGCACTTTCGGCGGATGGCGGGGACGAGCTTTTCTGTGGGTACAATTTCTTCGTCCGACCGTTTGTTGACAGGCTTGACCCATATTTCAGACTGGGCGATAGAACCAATTTGAGTAGCTTTATCCTTAAATTGGCTGATAGCGCACCATCGGAAAGAATGCTCTATGTCTGCCACCCCACGAAGAATAATTTTCGCGGAAAATTAAACAGAATGAAATATTTGCTTAAGAAGATAGATTTTAGTGAGGGCTGGGACTTAAGGACTGCTCTCATGTACGTGGAATTTATCAGGTACCTTCCCGATGATATTTTGGTGAAGGTTGATAGGGCTACGATGGGTGTCTCGTTAGAAGGCCGCGAGCCTTTTCTTGATAACAGGATAGTAGAATACGCATGTCAATTACCGATGAAATTCAAATATAGAAATAAGGTACGAAAGCATATTTTAAGAAGGATAGCGTCCAAATATCTTCCGAACGAGGCCTTGAATAGGCCAAAACAGGGCTTCAGTCTTCCGCTAAATTCGGAGCCGTACAGGAGTAAATTGCATGAATTATTCGACTGTTATTTAGACGACAGAATGCTACGTAAGACCGGCATGTTAAACGTGAAGGCCTGCAGCAACCTCGTGAGACAATGGAATTCAGAGAAGTTGAGCTATGAAAAACTGTGGTATCTATTGAATTTTCAGATGTGGGCAGAAAGATATTTATGATCGTCAATACACCAAGGGTTTCCGTTTTGATGAGCGTTTACAACGGACGGCGCTATTTAGATTCAACAATCGCCAGCGTGTTGGACCAGTCCTTCGCTGATTTTGAGCTGATCGTTGTCGATGACTGTTCGCAGGATGACACAAAAGATGTACTGGAGGGTTTTTCACGTAATGATTCTCGCATAAAACTATTGAAGAATGAACATAACCTTGGACTCACTAAATCTCTCAATATTGGTTTAAAACGTGCTCGTGGCGAATACATTGCTCGGATCGACAACGGCGACCTATGGAGCGGAAACAAATTGACCAAACAAATTGATTATTTCATGGATCGCCACGATCTGTTGCTGTTAGGCACCCAGGCAATCTGTCTGGATGACAATGGCTTGGAGATTGGTACAAGGAGATTCCCCATTGAGGATCGCGAGATACGCTTATGGTTGATAAAGTGTCAAAATCCATTCTTACACTCCTCCGTGGTATTTAGGAATAGATATCTCTACGATGAACAGTATTATACAAGCCAAGATCTTGCGCTGTGGACAAGAGTTTTTTTTGACGGGAGGATGGCAAACCTGAATGACGTTTGCGTATATTACAGAATCTCAAGAGAGGCAGTTAGCTATAAAAGAAGAGCAATTCAAATCTACAATTCGTATAATATATATAAAGATTTCTCGGATGCTTTGACAATAAACCAAAGGGTTTCCACCAAAGGAAGATCCAATTGGGTATCCGATAGACATCAACTTGAGAAGCCAAAGAAATTATTTGCCTATGTCAATTATCTAGCTAATAAATTGAAGAATAACAATGTGGGGGCAGGAGTTTTTCTCGCTGCCATTTCATACCTTCTTTCCCCCCGTTTGTTCTTAATCAAATTAATGCTCAAATATGCAACCCGTATGAACTATAAGAGATACACACAATGGCACTGACGGACGAGAGAATCCGGGTTATCGCGGCGGTACCTGGAAATGTAAATGATTCAAAAATGCTTTTCGTGAAAGATCAGATAAGATCGCTGGTGAGGCACGGTGTGAATGTCCATGAATTTTACCTGTCTTCAAGGACGAACATACTGGTTATTGCAAAAGAATCGTATCGGCTTTATAAAGAAATAGGAAGATTTAGACCTCATATTATCCACGCACATTTTGGAACTCTGACATCGTTTCTATGCGCCGTAATCAGCTTAATATGCGGTGTACCGTTGATGATAACTTTTCATGGAAGCGATTTAAATGATGTTTCCAATGTGGAAGGCCACTTAAGGAACATGGTTCAAAAAATTATGTCAAATTTGGCGGCGTTAAGGGCCTCAAGGATTATTTGCGTCAGTGAGAGACTATTACATAGATTATGGTGGAGACGTGGTGGAGCCTTAGTAATCCCCAACGGAGTGGACGCAGATTTGTTTTATCCTTTGGATTGGAATGATGCACGGGCTCAACTGGGATGGGATTTGAGCGGACATGTCATTCTATTCTGTCAAAGTAATTTTTCCCGTCTAAAAAGAGTGGATATTGCGTTGTCGACGCTCGACAGATTAAAATCCCATGTTCAGACGGCCCGACTGCAGATTCTAAACGATGTAGAACATAACGTCGTACCATTGTATTTAAGCGCTGCGGATTGTCTATTGGTGTGCAGTGATTCCGAAGGATCCCCTACTATCGTTAAAGAGGCCATGGCGTGTAACCTGCCGATAGTCTCCACCGATGTGGGCGATGTTGCTGAGAGAATTCGAGGATTATACCAGTGCTCGATTGTCGAGAGAGAGCCAAATGCCCTGGCGAGAGCTTTAGCAGATACGATTGAGGCGGGAGAAAGGTCCAACGGAAGAACGAGGATAATGGAAGAAGGGTTAACTGATTCGGTGGTAGCAGCGAAGATATTGTCTGTATATCGAGACCTCATTCAACAGAACGGCTAAGAATTTATGATGTTCTATGTTACCCTTATCTCGGCAACGTGCATTATCGTTGCCCTGATGCTTCTGATATGGCTCAGAACAAGAAACGTTGCTTTTCCTTTAGGGATTGCCTTTCTCTATTACTGGTCTCTTTACGGCGCCTGGTCGATCATTGCGGATAAAACAGGCGGTGAGAGCGGAATGCATTATCAATATCTCGAGGAGAAACTGTTTGCTGTTAATTTGGACAATGATTATCTATTAACCTTGGTTTTATACAGTCTATTCATCATTATAGTGGAATTGATAGTTTTATTCTTGTACAAGAAATGTAAAACTCCAAAGCGCACACCTTCACTTCTGGGGACAGTCAATCATAGGACGGTACTAATAATAGGTAGTATAGCAGGCACTGTTAGCTTTTTGATTGTTAGTAGTGCGATCGTTTATTCTTTTAGGTCTGGAATGTCGGCGTATGTTATTACGAGGATTCCGGGAGAAGTAGGCAACCTATTTACATTGCACCAAGTTCTGAATCGCGTGGCCCTTTTTTCGGGTGCCATCGGAGTGGCAATATTTCTATCCAGCCAAGATGCAATGTTCTTTACTTCCAGGCGAAGCAGACTAATTTTGTTTCTTTATGTACTTCTCCTGGCGAGCATGTATTCGTTTTGTCTGGTTCTGGGTAACAAAAATGAGCTCTTCGCTTCTTTCGTTCTCTTTCTTTTAGTCTATTTGACGAATTCCAATCATCCGAAGCGAAATAGTTACGTCGTGTTTTCTATATTGGTCCTTTTTGCAATAGGTGTGGTTGATCTTGTTCGGGGTCTCCCCCTGGACAATCTATCCGGGATTAGGATCGGCGATTTACGTGATGCGGTCAGGGCCATTGGTTCTAGCAACGAAGCATTCGGTGCACATTTCTCCCTATATGGGGCTTTGCATTACGATATACCAATAACGTATGGTTCAAGCATAATTAGTCTAGCGACATCGATAGTTCCCAGAATCTTCTGGCCCAATCGTCCGGCAGACATCTATTTCTATTATGCTGATAGGATAGGCGCTGTTGAAGGTCAAGGGTATGCTATTCATCATGCGACAGCATGGTACCTCAACTTTGGATATGTGGGCATCGCGATGGGGGCCGCGCTGTTCGGCTGGTTGTGGGTTAAGCTATACAACTCTTATAATTTATTGGACCGGCGAAAGCAAAAATTGGCAAATGTCGTCATTTTTATTGCTCCTATCGCGTTTACTAGCAATATACCAAACTTGATCCGTGCAGGAATGGAGGCGTACAAAGGGGTGTTGGTGGATGCATTCTTAACCCCAAGCCTGATTCTTTTTTGTTCGCTCTTCAGAATTAATTTGTTTCGGAAGTGATTAAATGGATGTCTGGGTAGTACAAATAGCTGAACCGACCCCCCTTTCGAAGAATAGCAGGCAGATGCGGACAGGAATTCTTGCTGAAAAATTGATGCAGAGAGGTCACGATGTTTTGTGGTGGATCAGCGCCTTCGACCATCTTAGAAAAGAATGGCTATTTAGGGATGATACTGAGGTTACCCTGAAGCATAAGTTGAGAATCAAAGCGATAAAAGGGTCGGGTTACAAGAAGAATGTCTCTATGCGACGTTATCTCGATCACAAATTGATCGCTAATAAGTTCAAACGTCAATCGGGAAAGATGCCAAAGCCCGATGTTGTGATAGCTTCCTTGCCGCCCCACGATGTTGCATACGAAGCCGCCGTCTATGCGAGAAACAATCATGTCCCCATCATTCTCGACGTTAGAGATACCTGGCCCGATATATTCTTGGATAATGTATCACCAGGATTGACCAAGCTTGCGAATGCTGTACTACGCTCTGATTTTGAAAAGACGAGAGAAGCAATGAAAATAGCAAGTGGTATAGTCGCAGTTAGTAATACGTTCCTGAAATGGGCTTTGAAATACGCGAACCGAGACCGAACGGTAACGGATAAGGTCTTCTATCTGGGTGCCGGGAGATCAGACTGTATTTTACGTGATGCCTCAGAGGAATACAGAATCCTTCTTAGCACGTTAACCGATAAATTTGTGGTTACCTTCGTAGGGACCTTTTCATCCTACCATAATCCATCAATAATCATTAAGTGCGCGCGGACAATGAAGCAGAAGGATATAGTATTCGTTCTTGCTGGGGACGGGGATAATTCAACCCAAATCAGAAAAGGTATACGTGAGTTGGATAATGTTATTTTGCCTGGTTGGCTGGATAAAAATCAGATCGACCTTCTACTATCCAAGTCTCATGTGGGCTTGTGTCCAACCTCAAAGGATGTCGACTTGTTTCCGAATAAAGCCTTCTCATATCTTTCTGCCGGGCTCCCGATCGTGTCGGCATTCAATGGAGATTTGAAAGACCTATTGGCCGAATACGAGATTGGTTTCACCTACCATCCTGGTGACTCAGAGGGGCTTGCCAGGTATATAACAATACTATACGAAAATAGCGACCTTTATCGGAGAATGTCCGCGAATGCCAAGCAAGTCTTTAAAGAAATTTTCGATGCAGACAAGATATACGAAGAGTACGCTCTGCATATCGAAGGGGTGCAAAATGCATATAGTACTGGAAAATTGGACCATAGATGTAAGCGCTAGGGTGATTTTGAAACCCCTAGTATCGCTATCAGAAAAGGATCAACAGCCCCCGAGTGTTCAGAAATATGGAGATATCTCGGAGTAGAACTGGCAAGAGGTCTATCGTAAGAGATATGCAAAGTCGGGGGATAGAGAATGCATGGTCTGAGCGAGGATTAGATCCATCTTCTATATAGGTTACTATTAACCTCTGCTTTCACGGGGCGTCTAGAATACAATGAGGGATCCAAAGGCAAAGTGGTTGTTTGACGCAGTTCTTTCGCTCTTGGGACTACTTCTGTTTTCTCCAATCTTATCGCTCATTGCCATTTCAATAAGGACGATTGATGGTAGGCCAATACTTTACAGAGGCTTGAGGGTGGGCAGGGGGGGTAGACGTTTTAGAATCCTTAAGTTCAGGACTATGGTGAATGATGCCGACAAGACTGGACCATCTTCAGCCCCAGCGAACGATCCTAGAACGACCAGAACGGGCAAATTTCTTAGGAAATATAAACTTGATGAACTCCCGCAATTGATTAATGTATTAAAAGGAGAGATGAGCCTGGTCGGACCCAGGCCCCAAGTCCCCTGGGCCGTCGAACTCTATAGTGACGAAGAAAGGAAACTTCTCGATGTAAAGCCGGGGATAACCGACTATGCGTCAATAAAGTTCAGAGATGAGGCCGAAATACTCCGAGATAGCGTTGACCCTGACGCAGACTATCTAGAAAAGATAGCACCAGAGAAAATCAGGTTAGGGCTTCAGTACGTCGATCAAGGGTCTCTTCGGACAGACGTAAGGATCATATTCATGACCATAAGAGCCTTATTCGAAAGACGCACAAAAACGGAGGCTTAGATGAAAAAGGTTGTACCGGAAGGCGGCTTTAGAACTGAGGTGGAGAAGAAAGCAGGAAAGAGGATTGAAAAAATCTTCAATCAAAGTCCCGACAGTCTCCAGGTGAAGCTCGATAATTTTCCGAGGTATATCAGACGGCAAAAGCTGACAAGATTGCTCACCCTCTACGAGATATTCAAGAAAATATTGCCAGTCAAGGGTTCGATTATCGAGTGCGGAGTGTACGGAGGATTTAGCCTCATGGCGTGGGCAAACATGAGCGCCGTATTGGAACCCGCAAACCTAACAAGGCGCATATACGGTTTCGACACATTTTCTGGTTTCCCCAGTGTGGGGAAAAAAGATTCAAGCCCGGTCACGAAGCCTAAGAAGAATCAGCTTCGTTCGGATTCTTTCGATGAGCTGACCGAACTGTTAGCCATATATAATTCAAACAGATTCCTGGGCCATATTGGTAAAGTCCAGCTCATCAAGGGTGACGTAGTCGAAACTATTCCGAAATTTGTCTCTCAAAACAGGCATCTCATCGTTAGCCTCCTTTTCCTGGATCTCGATCTATATGAGCCGACAAAAACAGCAATAGAGAATTTCTTTCCGAGGATGCCAAAAGGCGCCATAATAGCCTTTGATGAACTGGATAATCCCATCTGGCCAGGTGAAACGAGAGCCCTCTTAGAAACAATAGGTGTCGCTAAATTAAGGATCGAACGGATCGAGTTTGATCCTTATATCGGTTTCGCAGTGATTGGATGAGGAAAGTATTGTATTATATTTGCCAAGTAATTTGGAGAACCACGTTGATGCTAGAAAAAAGAGAGGCCGATGAATATGTTCCCCTCACCCAACGCGATAAGAAGAACAGTCCTCGATCTGATATATAGAACTAAGAGTCCCCATATCGGCTCATGTTTCTCCTGCGTAGAAATCTTGATAAGCCTGTACTTTCAGATCTTAAACATCTCTCCAAAGAATCCTTTCGATGGCAACAGAGACAGGTTTATCTTGAGCAAAGGACATGCGTGTCCTTCCCTCTATGCCGTCCTAACCGAAGCAGGTTTTGTGACGCGAGAGGAATTGGATGGTTTCGCCGTTGACGGCGGCACGCTTGAGCAACATCCAACAAGAAACCTAGGGCAAGGTATAGAAGTATCAACCGGGTCCCTTGGGCACGGACTTTCCGTTGGGATTGGGATGGCTATCGCCGCAAAAAAAGATAGGAGAAATAGCAGAGTCTTTGTCCTGCTGAGTGACGGAGAACTAAATGAAGGATCTGTGTGGGAAGCGGCAATGTTCGCTTCGCACCATCGTCTTGATAATCTCATTGCGATCGTCGATTACAACAAAATACAGGCTCTCGGGTTTTCTGAGGATATTATAGGGCTGGAATCACTATCTCAAATATGGTCTTCCTTTGGATGGGCTGCCAGGGAAGTAGATGGCCACGATTTTAACCAGATCACGGCAAATCTCGGGGAGATACCATATGCGAAAGACAAGCCGAGCGTTGTCGTCGCCCACACGGTCAAGGGGAGAGGTGTTACCTTCATGGAGAATAATCTTTTGTGGCATTACCGGTCACCAGACATTAGAGAATATGAACTTGCTCTGAAGGAACTAGTAGGATGAGAGAAGCATTTTTTGAAGTTATTGAGGAGATTGCCAGTGTTCGAGACGATATTTTTATTCTTACAGGCGATCTCGGATATAGGTTGTTTGATTCTTTCAGAAAGAATTGTCCGGATAGATTCTTCGATATTGGGGTTGCCGAGTCCAACATGGTAGGGATTGCCGCCGGTCTCGCCCTTTCAGGAAAGATTGTCTACTGCTATTCTATCGTCCCGTTTCTTGTGATGAGGGCGTTTGAACAAATCAGAGTCGATGTGGCCTACCACAATGCAAATGTGAGGTTGGTAGGAGTAGGGGGCGGCCTTTCATACGGTATGGAAGGGTTCACTCATTTGGGAGTTGAAGATTTTGTCTTAATGAGATCCCTTCAGAATATGA encodes:
- a CDS encoding TylF/MycF/NovP-related O-methyltransferase, giving the protein MKKVVPEGGFRTEVEKKAGKRIEKIFNQSPDSLQVKLDNFPRYIRRQKLTRLLTLYEIFKKILPVKGSIIECGVYGGFSLMAWANMSAVLEPANLTRRIYGFDTFSGFPSVGKKDSSPVTKPKKNQLRSDSFDELTELLAIYNSNRFLGHIGKVQLIKGDVVETIPKFVSQNRHLIVSLLFLDLDLYEPTKTAIENFFPRMPKGAIIAFDELDNPIWPGETRALLETIGVAKLRIERIEFDPYIGFAVIG
- a CDS encoding transketolase gives rise to the protein MFPSPNAIRRTVLDLIYRTKSPHIGSCFSCVEILISLYFQILNISPKNPFDGNRDRFILSKGHACPSLYAVLTEAGFVTREELDGFAVDGGTLEQHPTRNLGQGIEVSTGSLGHGLSVGIGMAIAAKKDRRNSRVFVLLSDGELNEGSVWEAAMFASHHRLDNLIAIVDYNKIQALGFSEDIIGLESLSQIWSSFGWAAREVDGHDFNQITANLGEIPYAKDKPSVVVAHTVKGRGVTFMENNLLWHYRSPDIREYELALKELVG